The DNA region CTCGTCAGCGTCATCGTCTGAGTCATCGTCATCCTGGCCATGCTGACGCCGCTCGGCGAGCACGGTCGGCATGAACGCCCCGAGCCAGGCGGCCCCCGGACACACGCATCAACACCAACGGCTCAGGATGCTGGCATCCTGAGCCGTTTTCGTTTCAAGCGTCGGGCACCTGCTGCGCCGCGATATGGCCCGCGGTGCGGGGCGAGCCGCTCTAGTAGTTGAACATCATCCCGAAGAACGCCCCGTGCAGGAACAATCCACCGTTGGTGTTCACGTCGAGGATTTCGTCGGTGAAGTGCACGTTGCCTTCGATCTGGTCGTCGGCCAGGCCGATGCCGCTGATGCCCAATACGCGGTAGCCCCCGAACACCGAGCACCAAGGCGTCAGGGCATAGTTCAACCCGGCGTCCAATTCACCTAGCACGGCCACTTGCCCGTCGGTGCTCTTCAGGTCGAGCGCCGTGAGCCCGTCGCCGCGATAGATGAGCGTGTGCTGCTCGACGACGTTGCCGAGGATGCCGACTTTCGGCGACAGGAACACGCCCAGACGCTCGGTCGCCGCCCACAAGGCCCGCGCCCCCACCTGGCCGCCGAACAGGTCGTTTTGAGCACCGAAGTTCATCCAGGCCTCGTCGAGACCGCCGTTGCCGCCAAACGTACCGCCCGGCCGTAGCGAGCCGTAGCGGAGCGTCTCGTCGAAATGGAAGTAGCGAAAACCACCCAGCAGCCCCAGGGCCAGCCGGTTTTGGCCGCCCGGGGCGGTGACCCAGTACAGGCCGTTCGCTTCCGCGTTGTAGATGTCCGAGTCACGATGCAGCCGCTGAGCCTGGGCGCCGTCGAACCAGAAATCCAGCGTGTTGCCGCCGAGCATCAGGTTCGGACCGCCGCTGGGGTTATCCAGGCCGATCGTCGTGTTGAGGAACTGGCCCGGCAGAATCGTGTCGATGCAGCTCTCGCCGCTGTCGACCGCCCAGAAGGTGCCTTCGACGGCGCCGTTACCGCAGCAGCCGACGCGACGGCCCAACGTCACCTGGCCGCCCCAGTTGTCGCCGAACAATGCCGGATCGTCCGAGCGCATGATGCACACGCCCGGCGTGGTCGACTCGAAGTTGAAATGGAACGGATCGGACTGGGCGCGGAACAACACCAGGCCCGCCGCGCCGCCATACCAGGGCGACCGGCAATCGGTCGGGCAGCAGCCCGTGTTGCATGCGCCGCTCGCGCAACCCGTTTGCGCCGGCATGGCTGTCGGGGTGTCTTGCCCCGTCGCCATCGGATCTTGATAGGCCAGTGGAAGCGCCGGAACGCCGGCGGCCGGGTTATAACCGGCAGCGCTGTAGTTCGGCGCGGCCATCACCGGCGACGCGGTCGGCATCGCGCCCGAGTAAGCGTTATACGGGTAGTAGCCCGCGCTGACCGGCGCGGCCGGGACATAGGCGGGGACGGGCAAGAGCGACGGTCCTTGGGCAAGTACCGTCGAGACGCCGCTCGCCAAACCGAGCGCAAGCGCCAACCTGAAACAGGTGGTCTTCATCGATGTGCACTTTCCGTTGTGCCAGCGCCAGGCCAGGTGCTCCGCCACTTGGTCCCGACGTGCTCCTTAACGCAGCCACGAATCCCCGTGTGCCGCGGCACCCAACAGGGCGATCCCTGCCCCGCAACTTCGGGTGCACATCCAAGAGCATCGGGAAGCGAACAGGATGAACTGCGCCGGATTCGGCCCCCGCGTCGAGGAGAATGCCGCGGTGCGCTCGGCACGACCGCTACTGGGGGCAAGAATTGCCCAGAAAGCACAACCGCCACGCCGGCAAAGGATGGTCGCAGAAGGCAGGCATCAGCCCGCCTTCGAGGTCGTCCACGCTAGCACCTGGGCCTCGGAGCCGCCCGCAGCGTGCTGCTGGTCGGGCATGGCCCCCAGCCGGGTCAACACCTCTCGGGCCAGTTGGCGATAGTCCTCGGCGCCGTGCGAGCTGGGGGCATAGCTCAAGATCGATTGCCCGAAGCTCGGCGCCTCGGCCAGCCGAATGTTGCGGCGGATCCGCGTCTGATAGGCCTGCGCATGGTCCCAGGGCGTGCGCCGGCCGCGCGATTGGCCAAAGAACTGTTCGACGTCGCGGCTGACCTCGGCCGCCAGCCGCGTACCCGATTCGTACATGCACAAGATCACGCCGTTGAGCCGCAAGCTCGGATTCAATCGCTGCGACACCAGGTCAATCGTTTCCAGCAACTTGCTCAACCCGTGCAGCGCGAGGAAGTGCGGCTGCAAGGGAATGAACACCTCGTCGACCGCGGCCAGCGCGTTGAGCGTGAGAATCCCCAGCGACGGGGGGCAATCGACCAGCACAAAATCGAACCGGTCTTCGACGCGGCGCAACTGCTCGCGCAAGATCACCTCGCGCCCGACCACGCCGGCCAGCTCGACCTCGACAGCCGCCAGGTCGATGTGCGCGCCGGCCACCCAGAGATTGTCGCTCACGCTCCGGGTCACCGCCTCGAGCGTCGTCTGCCCGACGAACACGTCGTACATCGAGAGATCGTTGCGCTCGGGGCTTTGCCCCAGGTGCAACGAGGCGTGCGATTGCGGATCGAGATCGATGAGGCAAATCCGCTGGCCGGTCTCGGCCAGCGCGGCGCTCAAATTGACCGCGGTCGTAGTTTTACCCACGCCGCCTTTTTGATTCAAAATCGCGATCTTTCGCATCGGAATTCCCTTCCCGAGGCGCGAATTCTCCACCGGCGCCTTTCGTTCGGCACGCGAGTATAGGCCTGCAGTTGCCGCCGAAGCCAGACGAGTCTTCCGCGGCCCGCGGCGCGATAAATTCACCGCAAGACCCCCAGCAGCCCGTTGATTTTTTCAGCGGGCTGTGTGACCGCAAGGATGCGGTCTCAAAATGGCGACGTAAGTCGTTATTTTGCAAGCCGTGCGGAGCTTCGCTCCGCACTTGGCGAGGTTGAAATAGGCCACGAAGACCTATTTCAACGGGCAGCCAGCCCCCCTGAAATTTACAGCCGCTTGGGCTACAGTCGGTATGCGCCGCCTGCCGCCTGACAGCACTGCCAGCGGGGGTCGCCGAACGCCTGAGATGGCCGGAGCGAAGTGCAGCGATGCGGGTAATTGTCGAACGCGACCTGGAAACCGTCTCGCGGCGCGCGGCTCAATTCGTCGCCGAGCTCGTCCGCCGCACGCCGACCTGCGTCCTCGGCCTGGCGACGGGGAGCACGCCGATCGGTCTGTACCGCGAGCTGATCCGCCTGCATCGCGAGGAAGGGCTCGACTTCTCTCGCGTCGTCACCTTCAACCTGGACGAGTACGTCGGCCTGGGGCCGAACCATCCCCAGAGCTATCGCTACTTCATGCAGTTGAATTTCTTCGATCACATCAACATCGACGTCCGCAACACCCACGTACCCGACGGCCGCGCCCTCGACTTTTCCACCTACTGCGAGCAATACGAGCGGCTGATCAAGGACGAAGGCGGTATCGATCTCCAGGTGCTGGGCATCGGCGGCGACGGCCACATCGCCTTCAACGAGCCCGGCTCGTCGCTGGGCAGCCGGACCCGGCTCAAGACCCTGACCGAAGAGACGATCCGCGACAACGCAAGGTTCTTCGGTTCCTACGACGCCGTGCCCCGGATGGCCATCACGATGGGCGTGGGCACCATTCTCGAAAGCCGGCAATGCCTCCTGTTGGCCGCCGGCGAGGCCAAGGCCCGCGCCATCCGCGATTGCATCGAGGGCCCCGTCACGGCGCAAGTCACCGCCTCGGCCCTGCAACTGCACCGCGACGTGATCGCGGTCGTCGACGAAGACGCGGGCCGGCTGCTCGAGCGGCGCGAGTACTATCGCCAGGTCGAACGGGCCCAGGCTCAGCTCAAGCCCGGCCTGCTGCAAGCAAAGCAGTCGTAACCACGCTGCCTGCGTTGCCCGCGCCGCGTTGCCTTCGCTGCAACCGGCAAACTCATGCCCGCCGCGGCGCGGGGCCGATACTGGTCGATATCCAGCCCCCGCTGCGCGCGGGGATCGTCTTGCCAGCAACAGGGACGTTGCCATGCTCGTGATCATCAGCGATCTGCATTTGACCGACGGCACGAGCGGCGCCACGATCTCGCCGGGCGCCTTTCATATCTTTGCCGAGCGGCTGGTCGACCTGGCGGTCAACGCGTCGTGGCGTTCCGACGGCAGCTATAAGCCGATCGATCGCATCGACATCGTGCTGCTGGGCGACGTGCTCGACTTGATCCGCTCGGCACGTTGGGCTCAGCACAACGAGCTGCGTCCCTGGAGCCATCCACAACGGCCCGAGTTCCTCGATCTCATCACCCGGATCACCAACGACGTGCTGCGTCACAACGACGACGCGTTCGGCGTGCTGCGCTCCTTGGCCCTGCAGGGCGACATTTCGCTGCCGCCGGCCGATCGCCAGGGCCGCCCGGTGGCCGCGGCCGAGGGTTTGCCCGTCGCCGTGCGGATCTGGTACATGGTCGGCAATCACGACTGGTTCCTGCACCTGGCCGGACCCAGCTACGATCTCATGCGCCAATCGATCGTGCGGCACCTGGGCCTGGCCAATCGTGCCGATCACCCCTTCCCGCACGATGCCGCCGAGAACGACGAGCTGTCCGACGTGTTTCGCCGCCATCGCGTCTACGCCCGGCATGGCGACATGTACGACCCGTTCAATTTCGAAGGCGACCGCGATGCCAGCAGCCTGGGCGACGCGATCGTTGTCGAGCTGCTGAGCCGGTTCGCCACGGCCGTCGAAAGCGAGATGGCCGCCGATCTGCCCACGGCCACGCTGCTCGGCCTGCGCGAGCTCGACAACATTCGCCCCTTGCTGTTGATTCCCGTCTGGATCGACGGCCTGTTGGAGCGCACCTGCCCGGTCCCGGCGCAGCGCCGGCACGTGAAACAGATCTGGGACAAGCTGGCCGATCGGTTCCTCGATCTGCCCTTTGTCCGGCAGCGCGACACCTGGAACCCGGCCGACCTGGTTGACGGCCTGCAGAGCGCCCTGAAATTCAGCCGCCGCGTGTCGGTCGGCTGGGCCAGCTCGATCATCACCTGGCTCAACGAGCTGCGCGTCCCTAGCGAGGGCACGTTCTTCCGCTATGCGCTGGCCGAGCAGGAATTCCGCAACCGCCGCGCCAAGCACATCGTCTACGGCCACACACACACCGCCGAATCGGTTCCGCTCGACGCCAGCTATGCCGACGGCTACGCTCTGCAGCAGGTGTATTTCAATTCCGGCACCTGGCGGCGGGTCTATCGCCAAGCGCAATTCGCGCCCAACGAACACGAGTTCGTCGCCAGCGACGTGATGACCTACATCGCGTTCTTCCAGGCGGACGAACGCGGCGGACGGCCGTTCGAGTCGTGGTCCGGAAATCTGGGGCTCGCGCCGTCCGACGAACCTTTGCTGCGTCTCGACCCGGCTCCCATCCGCCATGCCCCCGGACAACCGCTTTCGGCCTCAGCCCTGCACGGCCGAGCCCCCCACTTCAACCTGGCACCTGCTGACGCCCCGGCCGGGATCATCCCCACCCGTCGGGTCGGACGAGTTTCGTCGTAGGCTCCGCGCGGCGGGCAGCCGGTTGCGCGCCGGCGGCGTCGGCGCGATCTACCTCGTTCACGGCACCTTCGTCGGCACCGATGCTTTCGGCCTGCTGGCCACGCTGGCCCTCGCGGCGCCCCCCTTGGCCGCGCAGTTGCAGCCGCTCGGCAAGCGCTGGTTCGACGACCTGCTCGACGAGGCCGGCAACTACACGCCCAACTTCGCCGACCGCCTGGCCGATGCCTTCCACACCGACGACGGCGCCGACGTGCCCGTGCGGATGTTTCACTGGTCGAGCGCCAACAATCACCTGGGCCGCGCCCATGCCGCGGTCCAATTGCTCGACACCTTGCTCGCCG from Pirellulales bacterium includes:
- a CDS encoding AAA family ATPase produces the protein MRKIAILNQKGGVGKTTTAVNLSAALAETGQRICLIDLDPQSHASLHLGQSPERNDLSMYDVFVGQTTLEAVTRSVSDNLWVAGAHIDLAAVEVELAGVVGREVILREQLRRVEDRFDFVLVDCPPSLGILTLNALAAVDEVFIPLQPHFLALHGLSKLLETIDLVSQRLNPSLRLNGVILCMYESGTRLAAEVSRDVEQFFGQSRGRRTPWDHAQAYQTRIRRNIRLAEAPSFGQSILSYAPSSHGAEDYRQLAREVLTRLGAMPDQQHAAGGSEAQVLAWTTSKAG
- the nagB gene encoding glucosamine-6-phosphate deaminase, whose translation is MRVIVERDLETVSRRAAQFVAELVRRTPTCVLGLATGSTPIGLYRELIRLHREEGLDFSRVVTFNLDEYVGLGPNHPQSYRYFMQLNFFDHINIDVRNTHVPDGRALDFSTYCEQYERLIKDEGGIDLQVLGIGGDGHIAFNEPGSSLGSRTRLKTLTEETIRDNARFFGSYDAVPRMAITMGVGTILESRQCLLLAAGEAKARAIRDCIEGPVTAQVTASALQLHRDVIAVVDEDAGRLLERREYYRQVERAQAQLKPGLLQAKQS